From Streptomyces griseorubiginosus, one genomic window encodes:
- a CDS encoding response regulator transcription factor → MDDDPPIADLVATVARYEGWEAVTANSGEEALSRAAEFRPDIVVLDLMLPDIDGFGVLDRLRRSGTMVPVVFLTARDAVADRVAGLTRGGDDYLVKPFAVEELMARLRTVLRRAAGPGFQRSVLSVGDLTMDEDTREVRRGDKLLTLTPTEYEVLRYLMRKSPTVLTKAQILDHVWEYGFGGRSNVVELVVSRLRRKLDEPDDGRAPLIHTVRGFGYVIRQAAE, encoded by the coding sequence GTGGACGACGACCCGCCGATCGCCGATCTCGTGGCGACGGTCGCCCGCTACGAGGGCTGGGAGGCGGTCACCGCGAACTCCGGTGAGGAGGCGCTGAGCCGTGCCGCGGAGTTCCGTCCGGACATCGTGGTGCTCGACCTGATGCTGCCCGACATCGACGGCTTCGGCGTCCTGGACCGGCTGCGCCGCTCGGGGACCATGGTGCCGGTGGTGTTCCTCACCGCGCGGGACGCGGTCGCCGACCGGGTGGCCGGGCTGACCCGGGGCGGCGACGACTACCTGGTCAAGCCGTTCGCCGTGGAGGAGCTGATGGCCCGGCTGCGGACCGTGCTGCGGCGCGCCGCCGGACCCGGCTTCCAGCGCTCGGTGCTCAGCGTCGGGGACCTCACCATGGACGAGGACACCCGCGAGGTGCGCCGGGGCGACAAGCTGCTCACCCTCACCCCGACCGAGTACGAGGTGCTGCGGTACCTGATGCGCAAGTCGCCGACCGTGCTCACCAAGGCGCAGATCCTCGACCATGTGTGGGAGTACGGCTTCGGCGGCCGCTCCAACGTCGTCGAACTGGTCGTCAGCCGGCTGCGCCGCAAGCTGGACGAGCCCGACGACGGCCGGGCGCCGCTGATCCACACCGTGCGCGGCTTCGGGTACGTCATCCGGCAGGCGGCCGAGTGA